A genomic segment from Bacillus cereus G9842 encodes:
- a CDS encoding glycosyl hydrolase family 18 protein, giving the protein MRSQKFTLLLLSLLLFLPLFLTNFITPNLALADSPKQSQKIVGYFPSWGVYGRNYQVADIDASKLTHLNYAFADICWNGKHGNPSTHPDNPNKQTWNCKESGVPLQNKEVPNGTLVLGEPWADVTKSYPGSGTTWEDCDKYARCGNFGELKRLKAKYPHLKTIISVGGWTWSNRFSDMAADEKTRKVFAESTVAFLRAYGFDGVDLDWEYPGVETIPGGSYRPEDKQNFTLLLQDVRNALNKAGAEDGKQYLLTIASGASQRYADHTELKKISQILDWINIMTYDFHGGWEATSNHNAALYKDPNDPAANTNFYVDGAIDVYTNEGVPVDKLVLGVPFYGRGWKSCGKENNGQYQPCKPGSDGKLASKGTWDDYSTGDTGVYDYGDLTANYVNKNGFVRYWNDTAKVPYLYNATTGTFISYDDNESMKYKTDYIKTKGLSGAMFWELSGDCRTSPKYSCSGPKLLDTLVKELLGGPINQKDTEPPTNVKNIIVTNKTSSSVQLSWTASTDNVGVTEYEITAGEEKWSATTNSITIKNLKPNTEYTFSVIAKDASGNKSHPTALTVKTDEANTTPPDGNGTATFSVTSNWGSGYNFSIIIKNNGTIPIKNWKLEFDYSGNLTQVWDSKISSKTNNHYVITNAGWNGEIPPGGSITIGGAGTGNPAELLNAVISEN; this is encoded by the coding sequence ATGAGGTCTCAAAAATTCACACTGCTATTACTATCTCTACTACTTTTCTTACCTCTTTTTCTCACAAATTTTATTACTCCAAATCTCGCATTAGCAGATTCACCAAAGCAAAGTCAAAAAATTGTTGGGTACTTTCCTTCGTGGGGCGTTTACGGACGTAATTATCAAGTTGCTGACATTGATGCATCAAAACTTACTCACCTTAACTATGCTTTCGCGGATATTTGTTGGAATGGAAAACATGGAAATCCTTCTACCCATCCGGATAATCCAAATAAACAAACGTGGAACTGTAAAGAATCTGGTGTACCATTGCAAAATAAAGAGGTTCCTAATGGTACTCTCGTACTCGGTGAACCATGGGCTGATGTTACCAAATCGTATCCTGGCTCAGGTACAACTTGGGAAGATTGCGATAAATATGCCCGTTGCGGAAATTTCGGAGAACTAAAACGATTAAAAGCTAAATATCCTCATTTAAAAACAATAATTTCCGTTGGTGGCTGGACTTGGTCTAACCGCTTTTCTGATATGGCCGCTGATGAAAAGACAAGAAAAGTATTTGCCGAATCTACAGTAGCTTTTCTTCGCGCATATGGATTTGATGGCGTAGATTTAGACTGGGAATATCCGGGCGTTGAAACAATTCCTGGTGGTAGTTATCGTCCTGAAGATAAACAAAATTTCACTCTTCTTCTTCAAGACGTCCGAAATGCTTTGAATAAAGCAGGTGCTGAAGATGGCAAACAATATTTACTAACAATCGCGTCAGGTGCAAGTCAACGCTACGCTGATCATACAGAGCTAAAGAAAATTTCTCAAATACTCGATTGGATTAATATTATGACATATGATTTCCACGGTGGATGGGAAGCTACTTCTAATCATAATGCAGCTCTATATAAGGATCCAAATGACCCAGCAGCAAATACGAATTTTTACGTAGATGGTGCTATAGACGTTTATACCAATGAAGGTGTTCCAGTGGATAAACTAGTATTAGGCGTACCTTTTTACGGACGTGGCTGGAAAAGTTGTGGAAAAGAAAATAACGGACAATATCAACCTTGCAAACCAGGTAGTGATGGGAAACTTGCTTCTAAAGGTACTTGGGATGATTATTCTACCGGTGACACAGGTGTGTATGATTACGGTGATTTAACAGCCAATTACGTTAATAAAAATGGTTTTGTACGCTACTGGAATGACACAGCTAAAGTACCTTATTTATATAATGCAACTACAGGCACATTTATTAGCTACGATGACAATGAATCTATGAAATATAAAACAGACTATATAAAGACGAAAGGTTTAAGTGGAGCAATGTTTTGGGAACTAAGCGGAGATTGCCGTACAAGTCCAAAATATAGTTGTAGTGGTCCAAAATTACTTGATACGCTAGTAAAAGAATTACTTGGTGGACCTATTAACCAAAAAGATACTGAGCCACCAACGAATGTTAAAAACATTATAGTTACGAATAAAACTTCAAGCTCAGTTCAATTAAGCTGGACTGCATCCACTGATAACGTAGGCGTTACTGAATACGAAATTACTGCCGGAGAAGAAAAATGGAGTGCAACAACAAATAGCATTACAATTAAAAACTTAAAACCTAATACGGAATACACATTTTCAGTAATTGCCAAAGATGCTTCTGGAAATAAATCACACCCTACCGCTCTTACTGTCAAAACGGATGAAGCTAATACAACACCTCCTGATGGAAATGGCACTGCTACATTTTCAGTCACTTCGAATTGGGGAAGCGGTTATAACTTCTCGATTATAATTAAAAATAACGGAACGATTCCTATTAAAAATTGGAAATTAGAATTTGATTATAGCGGCAATTTAACACAAGTTTGGGATTCTAAAATTAGTAGTAAAACAAATAATCATTATGTAATTACGAACGCAGGATGGAATGGCGAAATTCCTCCTGGTGGATCAATTACAATTGGTGGTGCAGGAACGGGTAATCCTGCCGAACTTTTAAATGCCGTCATTAGCGAAAACTAG
- a CDS encoding J-domain-containing protein: protein MDVFLNIAEEKIRQAIRNGDLDYLPGKGKPLQLEDFSMVPPELRMSYKILKNAGMIPPEMELQKDILKIEDLIACCYDEEERKKLREELTIKTLRFQQVMEKRKIKDSSAFRMYQDKVFRKLR from the coding sequence GTGGATGTGTTTTTGAACATTGCTGAAGAAAAAATTCGCCAAGCAATACGGAATGGTGATCTTGATTATCTTCCGGGAAAAGGAAAACCACTACAATTAGAAGATTTTTCAATGGTACCTCCAGAACTTAGAATGAGTTATAAAATTTTAAAAAATGCGGGAATGATTCCACCAGAGATGGAACTACAAAAAGATATATTAAAAATAGAGGATCTAATTGCCTGCTGTTATGATGAAGAAGAGAGAAAGAAATTACGAGAAGAGTTAACAATAAAAACGTTACGTTTTCAGCAGGTAATGGAAAAGAGAAAGATTAAAGATAGTTCAGCTTTTCGTATGTATCAAGACAAAGTATTTCGTAAATTACGCTAA
- a CDS encoding thioredoxin family protein has translation MTTFKTIEEIATYIEEQQLVLLFIKTENCGVCDVMLRKVNCVLENYDYVEKIEILLQDMQEIAGRYAVFTGPTILLFYNGKEILRESRFISLENLERTIQLFEE, from the coding sequence ATGACTACATTTAAAACGATAGAAGAAATAGCGACCTATATCGAAGAACAACAATTGGTACTTCTGTTTATTAAAACGGAAAATTGTGGTGTTTGTGATGTTATGCTAAGAAAAGTAAATTGCGTATTAGAGAATTATGATTACGTAGAGAAAATAGAGATATTACTACAAGACATGCAAGAGATTGCGGGGCGATATGCCGTATTTACAGGACCGACAATTTTATTATTTTATAATGGAAAAGAGATCCTTCGAGAATCGCGCTTCATTTCACTTGAAAATCTAGAGAGAACCATTCAATTATTCGAGGAATAA